In a genomic window of Cuculus canorus isolate bCucCan1 chromosome 4, bCucCan1.pri, whole genome shotgun sequence:
- the G3BP2 gene encoding ras GTPase-activating protein-binding protein 2 isoform X2, with amino-acid sequence MVMEKPSPLLVGREFVRQYYTLLNKAPDFLHRFYGRNSSYVHGGLDASGKPQEAVYGQAEIHKKVMSLQFSECHTKIRHVDAHATLSDGVVVQVMGELSNNGQPMRKFMQTFVLAPEGSVPNKFYVHNDIFRYEDEVFGDSEGELDEESEEEVEEEQEERQPSPEPVQENASSTYYENHPVTNGIEEALEESSHEPEPELESETKTEELKAEAEEKTLEELEEKSPSPPPVEPVSLPQEPPKPRVETKPEAQSQPPRVREQRPRERPGFPPRGPRPGRGDMEQNESDNRRIIRYPDSHQLFVGNLPHDIDESELKEFFMSFGNVVELRINTKGVGGKLPNFGFVVFDDSEPVQRILVAKPIMFRGEVRLNVEEKKTRAARERETRGGGDDRRDIRRNDRGPGGPRGIVGGGMMRDRDGRGPPPRGGMAQKLGSGRGSGQMEGRFTGQRR; translated from the exons ATGGTGATGGAGAAGCCCAGTCCCCTGCTCGTAGGGCGGGAGTTTGTGCGACAGTACTACACTCTGCTGAATAAAGCTCCAGACTTCTTGCACAG ATTTTATGGCAGGAATTCTTCTTACGTCCATGGAGGACTGGATGCCAGTGGGAAACCACAAGAAGCAGTGTATGGTCAAGCT GAGATACACAAGAAAGTAATGTCCTTACAGTTCAGTGAATGCCACACCAAGATCCGTCACGTGGATGCTCACGCTACGCTGAGCGATGGAGTGGTTGTGCAAGTAATGGGAGAGCTGTCAAACAATGGGCAGCCCATGAGGAAGTTCATGCAGACTTTTGTGCTTGCTCCAGAG GGTTCTGTTCCAAACAAGTTCTATGTCCATAACGATATCTTCAGATACGAAGATGAAGTATTTGGGGATTCAGAAGGAGAACTTGATGAAG AATCTGAGGAAGAGgtggaagaggagcaggaggaaagacAGCCTTCACCCGAGCCTGTGCAAGAGAATGCGAGCAGTACTTACTACGAGAACCATCCTGTAAC CAATGGGATAGAGGAGGCGCTGGAAGAATCATCTCATGAACCTGAGCCGGAACTGGAGTCTGAAACAAAAACCGAGGAGTTGAAGGCTGAAGCGGAAGAGAAGACCCTTGAGGAGCTAGAAGAGAagtctccatctccacctcctgtAGAACCTGTTTCACTACCACAGGAACCACCAAAG CCAAGAGTTGAAACTAAACCTGAAGCGCAGTCTCAGCCTCCTCGTGTACGTGAGCAGCGTCCTAGGGAAAGACCGGGTTTTCCACCCCGAGGACCTCGACCAG GGAGGGGGGACATGGAACAGAACGAGTCAGATAATCGTCGAATAATCCGCTATCCTGACAGCCACCAGCTCTTTGTTGGGAACTTGCCGCACGATATCGATGAGAGTGAACTGAAAGAGTTCTTCATGA GCTTTGGAAACGTGGTAGAACTTCGCATAAATACTAAAGGCGTGGGAGGAAAGCTGCCTAATTTTGGCTTTGTGGTATTTGACGATTCTGAGCCGGTCCAGCGAATTTTAGTTGCCAAA CCCATTATGTTCCGGGGTGAGGTGCGCTTGAAcgtggaagagaaaaaaaccagagcTGCTCGTGAAAGAGAAACCCGAGGTGGAGGCGATGACCGTAGGGATATTCGTCGCAATGATAGAGGCCCTGGGGGTCCCCGAGGAATAGTGGGTGGTGGCATGATGCGAGACCGTGATGGAAGAGGACCCCCTCCGCGAGGTGGCATGGCACAGAAACTTGGCTCCGGACGAGGAAGCGGGCAGATGGAAGGCCGTTTCACTGGACAGCGCCGCTGA
- the G3BP2 gene encoding ras GTPase-activating protein-binding protein 2 isoform X1: MVMEKPSPLLVGREFVRQYYTLLNKAPDFLHRFYGRNSSYVHGGLDASGKPQEAVYGQAEIHKKVMSLQFSECHTKIRHVDAHATLSDGVVVQVMGELSNNGQPMRKFMQTFVLAPEGSVPNKFYVHNDIFRYEDEVFGDSEGELDEESEEEVEEEQEERQPSPEPVQENASSTYYENHPVTNGIEEALEESSHEPEPELESETKTEELKAEAEEKTLEELEEKSPSPPPVEPVSLPQEPPKAFSWASVTSKNLPPSGTVSSSGIPPHVKAPVSQPRVETKPEAQSQPPRVREQRPRERPGFPPRGPRPGRGDMEQNESDNRRIIRYPDSHQLFVGNLPHDIDESELKEFFMSFGNVVELRINTKGVGGKLPNFGFVVFDDSEPVQRILVAKPIMFRGEVRLNVEEKKTRAARERETRGGGDDRRDIRRNDRGPGGPRGIVGGGMMRDRDGRGPPPRGGMAQKLGSGRGSGQMEGRFTGQRR, translated from the exons ATGGTGATGGAGAAGCCCAGTCCCCTGCTCGTAGGGCGGGAGTTTGTGCGACAGTACTACACTCTGCTGAATAAAGCTCCAGACTTCTTGCACAG ATTTTATGGCAGGAATTCTTCTTACGTCCATGGAGGACTGGATGCCAGTGGGAAACCACAAGAAGCAGTGTATGGTCAAGCT GAGATACACAAGAAAGTAATGTCCTTACAGTTCAGTGAATGCCACACCAAGATCCGTCACGTGGATGCTCACGCTACGCTGAGCGATGGAGTGGTTGTGCAAGTAATGGGAGAGCTGTCAAACAATGGGCAGCCCATGAGGAAGTTCATGCAGACTTTTGTGCTTGCTCCAGAG GGTTCTGTTCCAAACAAGTTCTATGTCCATAACGATATCTTCAGATACGAAGATGAAGTATTTGGGGATTCAGAAGGAGAACTTGATGAAG AATCTGAGGAAGAGgtggaagaggagcaggaggaaagacAGCCTTCACCCGAGCCTGTGCAAGAGAATGCGAGCAGTACTTACTACGAGAACCATCCTGTAAC CAATGGGATAGAGGAGGCGCTGGAAGAATCATCTCATGAACCTGAGCCGGAACTGGAGTCTGAAACAAAAACCGAGGAGTTGAAGGCTGAAGCGGAAGAGAAGACCCTTGAGGAGCTAGAAGAGAagtctccatctccacctcctgtAGAACCTGTTTCACTACCACAGGAACCACCAAAG GCTTTCTCTTGGGCTTCAGTGACCAGTAAAAACCTGCCTCCTAGTGGTactgtttcttcctctggaaTTCCGCCCCATGTTAAAGCACCCGTCTCACAG CCAAGAGTTGAAACTAAACCTGAAGCGCAGTCTCAGCCTCCTCGTGTACGTGAGCAGCGTCCTAGGGAAAGACCGGGTTTTCCACCCCGAGGACCTCGACCAG GGAGGGGGGACATGGAACAGAACGAGTCAGATAATCGTCGAATAATCCGCTATCCTGACAGCCACCAGCTCTTTGTTGGGAACTTGCCGCACGATATCGATGAGAGTGAACTGAAAGAGTTCTTCATGA GCTTTGGAAACGTGGTAGAACTTCGCATAAATACTAAAGGCGTGGGAGGAAAGCTGCCTAATTTTGGCTTTGTGGTATTTGACGATTCTGAGCCGGTCCAGCGAATTTTAGTTGCCAAA CCCATTATGTTCCGGGGTGAGGTGCGCTTGAAcgtggaagagaaaaaaaccagagcTGCTCGTGAAAGAGAAACCCGAGGTGGAGGCGATGACCGTAGGGATATTCGTCGCAATGATAGAGGCCCTGGGGGTCCCCGAGGAATAGTGGGTGGTGGCATGATGCGAGACCGTGATGGAAGAGGACCCCCTCCGCGAGGTGGCATGGCACAGAAACTTGGCTCCGGACGAGGAAGCGGGCAGATGGAAGGCCGTTTCACTGGACAGCGCCGCTGA